One Salvelinus namaycush isolate Seneca chromosome 4, SaNama_1.0, whole genome shotgun sequence genomic window carries:
- the LOC120045693 gene encoding dual specificity protein phosphatase 13-like, translated as MSKVSTTTTVQEGCGSSSDTPSVKDLVKILFGGKRFGNPVDEVWTNLFIGDLSVANDRYSIWKLGITHVLNAAHGRQHCLGSHAFYGSTVDYHGVPADDSPSFDISLYFYSSADYIQDALNTADARILVHCAVGVSRSASLVLAYLMIHHHYSLLDAITKVKEHRWIFPNTGFLKQLRALDNKLHTKKQEKK; from the exons ATGTCCAaggtgtcaacaacaacaactgttcaGGAAGGATGTGGTTCCTCCTCTGACACTCCATCTGTGAAGGACTTGGTGAAGATTCTCTTTGGTGGCAAAAGATTTGGCAACCCAGTGGATGAGGTTTGGACTAACCTTTTCATTGGGGACCT GTCTGTAGCCAATGATCGATACAGCATATGGAAGCTTGGAATCACTCATGTCCTGAATGCTGCCCATGGGAGGCAGCACTGCCTAGGGAGCCACGCTTTCTACGGGTCAACAGTGGACTACCATGGAGTGCCTGCTGACGATTCACCATCTTTTGACATTTCACTGTATTTCTATTCCTCTGCCGATTACATCCAAGATGCACTAAACACAGCAGACG CCAGGATCCTGGTCCACTGTGCTGTAGGTGTGAGTAGGTCTGCTTCTCTGGTGCTGGCCTACTTGATGATCCATCACCACTACTCCTTGCTAGATGCCATCACAAAGGTCAAAGAGCACAGGTGGATCTTTCCAAATACAGGATTCCTAAAACAACTCAGAGCGTTGGATAACAAACTGCACACAAAGAAACAGGAGAAGAAGTGA